TGAGGGCAGGCGCGGGGTGGGCCCTTCTCACCCTCCCTGCTCCCGTGGAGCACaggcagggacagggacaggcTCCCGGCTCCAGCCCGGCGCCAATAACAAATGCCTCAAGAGGACCTCATGTAAGAGGAAGGAGGACTGCCAGGCCTGCTTCTCGGTGGTTGGTGAAAGGCCCCCATGTCCCTCCTTGATGACATCTTTCTGTCCCCTGGAGGAAGGGCCCCGCACTCTTCAGCTATGGCTTTGGTGGTGGACGAGCTTCCGGCCTCTGCAGAGCGGGACACAAGGTTGCGAGAGCCTCTGGGGTGGCTGGAGAGGTTTCTCTGTCCAGGCTGGCACAGAGAAGGGCGGGGCCAGGGGTCCGGTGCGTCCTCTCTACGGGCCCCCGAgggcctctgcccctcccccagtctgCAGGTGGCCCTCGGAGGCGCCTGCCGCGCCCTGCGGGAGAGACGCGCCCCCAGCCCTGTGAGCCCTGGCCCCTTCGTGGTCGATAAAACGCAGAGGCCAACACAATAGAACCGCAGGTCCGGGAGAATTATTGCAAAAGCTCATGAGGATGTCCAATTGCTTCCACTaccaaattgtttaaaaaaaaaaaaaaaaaaaattccagcaacGTCCCAGGCAAGTCAATACTAGCTGTCCCCGCCAGACGCTGCCGCTGAGGTGATCTTGATGTACTGGCTGAGAATGGTCTCGAAGGCCTCATCCCTGTGCACCATGGCACCAAACACGAGCGGCTGGCAGGGAAGAAATGACACCAGTGAGCATGGCACAGCCAGGCTGGCACCAGGACCAGGACCAAGAcgaagtccaagaccagccccAGGCCAGCACGCAGTCACATGGGTCTGGGTGCCAAAGACAGGTGTCCCCCGACTACCCGGAGCCAGGCTCCAGCCTTCAGGGGAACGGAGCCAAGAGACAGAGGACAGCCAGGCTTTAGCCCCGTGCCTCTCTCCTCCCGAGTCTCTGAGTCGGGGGCCCCCCATGCCCGGCATCCCTGCCTGTCCCATGACTCGATGGCCCCAGCAAGATTTCCAGCTCAACCTGGATGCAGCCCCAGGCTCCGGCTGCTGCGAGGGAGGGGTGGCTTTCTGACCCCGCTGCCCAAACGAACCTCTGGCTGGCTGCCCCACGCTGGTCCCAGGGTTGCCCAGAGCCAGGCCCCTGGGCCCACACTGACCCCGGGCAGCCCCCGCCCGGCACTTACTTTCTGAGTGGATGGCGTTGACACGGCGATCCCCATGCCTGAGCCCGGGAGGACAGACAGGACCTTGTACTGAAAGGGCAAGCGTGGCTGTCACCACAGGCCTCCGCAGGCCCAGGGCATCCTCCTCCGCTGGGCATACAGGTGGCAGGGCCCACGGGCACCCAGGACTTCCGAGCAAGAGGGTAGGACCTGTGGGCACCTCCTCACTTTGTGGCCGAGACACCAGACCTGGAAAGGGTCTGTCCCACCCCATCCCAGACCGCTGGGCAGCTGGCCTGAGGAAGCTCGGAGACAAGCAGGCCCAAGGAGGCTGACGGTGGGCACTGGGCCCCAGAACTCGCTCTCAGGGCCTGGCACCAGAGGGCCATCTGTCAGCACTGCCAAACCCAAGAGGCAGGCTGAAAGGACCCCAGCCCTGAACTCACCCCTTCTGGTCACCTGACTGCACACTTTTTTCCAGAGCCGGACGGGAGAGATCACCCACAACTGCCACGGGGCGAGAGTGCCCCCGGGGCCAGTGCAGACACGCCCAGGACGCTCGGAGCTGGGAGGGAGCTGCGGCCCTGACCACCCCGGCTGAGTGTGCCTGCCAGTGCCTCACTGAGCCTCCCCTGTCCCAGAGAACaagggaccacaggcacctgtgGCCACGCCCACCTACTCATTCCATGTGACGGTCAAATGCTGAGCAAATGCCCAGAGCGGGTGCGATCATCTGAGCTCTCACATGAAAACCTGCGTCCGAGGCAAGAGCTCAGGGCCCCTGTGCTTTTCTTTGTGGGGAGGGTCCCAGATACGAGGGGGGGGGGGAACACAGTAGCCAGAGCAGGGCGTGGGCGCCTGACCTCATGGGCTCCAACCCAGCCCCTCCACTTTGAGACACAGGTCCAGGCAAGCGGACCCAGGGCAGGCGCTGACCCACAGCGATGCGGGGACTCAAGCCAAGGACCCGGACCATGGCCGGCCAGCGCGGCCACGGTGTCCAGATGCTGACAGAGGCTGGCAGAGGTCTACATGGAAAGCCTCGCCAGCCGCTGTCAGGTGATGAAGAAAACCGGGGGCTGGTGGGGGTGGATGGCTTCACCAACCTTCTGGATGTCCGTGATGTCCACCAGCTTGATGACTTTGTTCCTCTTTGAGGACCCGGATTTGGAGCTTTCGAAGCACAAGTAACTGGAAGGGAAACGGACAGAGGCGTCGCCTGGCTCTTGAACCAGAGCGTGCTCCCACCAGGTGGGGGTCTCCCGCGGCTGCCCCTCAGCCCCCAGTGGGATGAACAGAGACGCTCCCTCCCCACCAGACACAGCATGTGTGACACACACACGGCCACCGCTCTGTGAGACACACTCGTGGCCACGCTCTGTGAGACACGGCCACCGTTCTGTGTAAGACACTCATGGCCGCCGCTCTGTGTGAGACACTCAAGGCCACCACTCTGAGACATGGCCACTGCTCTGTGTGAGACACTCATGGCCACAGCTCTGTGTGAGACACTCACGGCCGCTGCTCTGTGAGACACTCACGGCCACCGCTCTGTGTGAGACACTCATGGCCACCGCTCTGTGTGAGACACTCACGGCCACCGCTCTGTGACACGGCCACTGCTCTGTGTGAGACACTCATGGCCACCGCTCTGTGTGAGACACTCACGGCCACCGCTCTGTGAGACACTCACGGCCACTGCTCTGAGACACGGCCACTGCTCTGTGTGAGACACTCAGGGCCACTGCTCTGTGTGACACACTCGTGGCCACCGCTCTGTGAGACACTCAAGGTCACTACTCTGAGACACGGCCACCGTTCTGTGTGTGACACTCAAGGCCACCGTTCTGTGTGAGACACTCAAGGCCACTGCTCTGTGTGACACACTCACGGCCACCACTCTGAGACACAGCCACCGCTCTGTGTGAGACACTCGTGGCCACTGCTCTGTGAGACACTCATGACCACCGCTCTGTGTGAGACACTCGTGGCCACTGCTCTGTGTGAGACACTCGTGGCCACCACTCTGTGAGACACTCATGGCCACCATTCTGTGTGAGACACTCGTGGCCACCGCTTTGTGTGAGACACTCGTGGCCACCACTCTGTGAGACACTCGTGTCAGCTCCCAAAAGTGAGACACTGTGGCCACCGGCTTCATGAGACACTTCTAGGCTACCCACTCTATGTGAGACACTCAGGGCCACCTACCTAGAGACACCCAGCCTGTGACATTATCTGCACACCACTCTGTGTGTGAGACACCTGCGGGCCACCGGGCCTGTAGGACACTCACACCGCCTGTGAGAGACACTCGTGGCCACTGCTCTGTGTGAGACACTGCACACCGCCTGTGAGACACCTGTGGCCAGCTTCTGTGTGAGACACTGTGGCCACTGCTCCGCGGAGACACTCACCACTGCCTAGTGTGAAACCTAAGACTGCCGTTCCCAGGACGCTGGGAATGAGATTCCCATTCCCCTGGGATTCCCAGCGAGCGACACAGGCGTCCCGGAGCCCTAGCTGGGAGTGTCCAGGTCACCTCCTCTGCAAGAAGCAGAGGGGAGGCAGGGCCTTGGCCACTGCTACAGGTGTGGGGGACGGGGTGGCCGAGGGTCAGGCAAGACCAAGAACAGATCCCATCCCCAGGCCAGCTCTCGCGCTCCCACATCTGGGGTTTCGGGGGTTTGGAGTGTAGCAAGAGAAGTCAACGTCCTCTTCTGGCTACTGTGTCTCAGACAGCAACAAGGACCCAGAGCCTCAGTACTAGCTACGGGCCTCGGTCCCCTCCTTGGGAGACTCTGCCCCTGGTCTCCATGAACTGCTTGGGCCCCAGAGGAGACAGCATCCCTGCCGGCCTGAGGGAGGACAGCAGTGTGGCACAGGCCACGTCCGGCTTGGAGGCGACACTTTTCCCCTGGGAGCCCAGACAGTCAGCAAGAGCGGAGCGTGGGAGAGGCCACGGCCGCCACTCGGGAAAACCTGCACTGGGCCAGCCGTGCCATCCCAGAGCCCAGGCAACCCCTCCTGTGCCCCCTCCCCTGCAGCCACACGGGGCCCCCCGGCCGCACTCACTTCTCCGTGACGTAAAGCACCCCGTTCCTGATGTAGTCCGTGGGCATCTTCCGGTCCCTGTTGATGAGGCAGCAGCGCCAGCCGTTCTCGCACACTAATGGGAGAAGGCCCGCCCGTCACGCCTTCCACTGGAAATAGCCAGCCTCTGACCTGACGCTGGGACCCGGGAGTCCTGACTCTCAGATCCTGACATCCACCCACTGCGCTCACGTCACCCCCACAGCGAGAGGAAGGCGCGCTGGCAAGAGTGAGGTGGCCGCGGAGGGTGGAAAACAGATGCTTCCTCTTCACCAGGCACTGGCAGTGTTTTtaaagtgaaagcagccaggcagAAGAGGGAGCAACAGAAGTGACAGTGCGGCCAGGACGCCACCTCCATGAAGACCGCCAGTGCCAGGGCTCAGCAGAGGACGAAACTCAGTTCTCCGCAGCTGCCTCTGCAGCCGCTCAGCACACACCTCGAGCTGCCCGGTTTAGTTTAACAGGAATTCCCTTTGGGAAGGCTGACCTGTCCCCAGGCTCCTGCGTCACCTCTCCCTTGGCAGCTCTTGTTTCTCCAGACACGATGGAACCAGGAGCAGACCCCCTGCCAGCGCCCTGCCGGCCCTGACGCCTCGCCCTGGAGTCTGTCCCCAGCGGGCCACCTGCATGCCTGCTCTCAGGGGAGTGCTACAGCGTGGGTGGCTCTCCCCATGGACACGCCCTCCTCCCCTGGAGCCCACAGAGTCCTCATGACCCCCGGCTCCTGCACTGCCTCCTGGGGTCCTGGGACAGTGGATATGAACGCTGTCCCGAGGGCTCCTCTGGCCTGTCATAGGGCAACCCCCTCCTGTACCCACAGCACCCCCAACGGGCCTTCAGTCTGTGCCTGTGCTCGGCCTGGCCTCAGGCTCACGGCACACATACCTGCCAGCGGACGCTCGTTTTCTGTGAGGTTGAAGATTTCGTGGAAATTGCCCTTCTTGGTGCTGTGGAAGCGGCCGGCGTCCTCCTCTTTACCCAGGCCGGCCGGTGCGCTGGGCACATAGCTCCGTGATGAGGTCGTCTGCAGCTGCCAATGGCAAACAGCGCGAGGTCAGGCCCACTGCCCACGCCCGCAGCACCCAGATGCGCTGGCCGCACGCACACCCCCCCACAGGCTGGAATCCGAATTCGGGAAGACATTCCCCAGGCCCCTTCTGGCCCAGCGCGGCTCCTTCCAGGCAGGGCCACCTCACTTCAGCGGGGAGAGCCCAGTAACCCTCCCGACTCATCTGGGAGGAGAGCACCGAGGCCACTCACTCCCCACGGTCCTGGCTGGGCCACTGTGCTGGCCATCTGGAGGGCCTGTGACGGAATGAAATACGGCCCAGGGCCAGCCTGTGGCTCCAAGGGGGCCCTTCTCAAGCTGCCTGGTCTCAGTGCCAGAGCCTCACCTGTCAGGGATGGCAGGGGCCGGGCGCCCCCATGGAGGGGCCACTCCCAGGCCCGCTGGCTCTCAGTCATCATGGCCAGTCCCCAAGTGTTGCCTTGGGCTTGGGAGGGGCTGGATGGGCCTCAGACACCGCAGTGGTAACGGGAAAGAAAAAACCCTCACATTTTAAAGACTCCATAAAATTGAATAAACAGCCTCTAAATGAGCCGGAGGTGAACACAGCACTGTGGGCCTGGGGATGTCCGGCTTCGTGGCCCCCCATCCCGCTACCCCCGCAGCTGGGGGCCGGGCTCACCCTGCGCGAGACGGCAGCACTGGAGCGCTCCTTGAGCTGCGGGTCGGTGGGGAGGCTCTTCCAGATGATATAGGGCGTGTCGTACTTGGCACGCAGCCTCGGGCAGCGTTTAAAGATGAAATCGATGAGGAAGAACTTGATACCAGCATAGAGTCCTGACAGCAGGGGACACAGGCTGTTCAACACAGACCCCTGAGGGCAGGGGACACAGCCCGCTCCATCCAGAGTCCTGCAGCTGTGCCAGTCTACTCAGGGTGATGGTTCCACCACCTCCCGCCTCCCAGATTGGCACCCTCCGCTCTGAGCCTGGATGTGAGAGTCCGGCTGCTCGCTCAGTCCTCACCCTGGACGCCCCACTCCCCTGGGGCCCCAtccagctgcagcctcaaccacagGCGAGGGCTGTGCCCTGCATGTTCAGACCTATGGCCAGCCTTCCCCTGCACGCCACACACCTTCCCGCCCCAGAATCACGCAACGACTATGCCCCTCCCCAGTGGGCTCCTCCCCACCTTCCGCTTGGCACTGAAGGGCACCATCACCTGCCCAGCAGTTCAGGGAATGTTCCCAGCATCCCTTCAAGGCCCTCCCCGACCCCCGTCCCGCCCACCTGCAAACTGGTGGCTCTGCCCTCCAAACAGGCCAGATCCACTAAAGACCCACTTAAGACCTACTCAGGTTGACGGTCCAGCACCTCGCGCCTCCTAGATTGGCACCCTCCACCCTGAGTCTGGATGTGAGAGTCCAGCGGCTCACTCAGTCCTCACCCTGGATGCCCCCAGCCTCGCTCCCCTCGGGCCCATTCCAGCTGCACAGTCTCCACCCCAGGCGAGGGCCCCACTGCCAGCGCCCCACCCGCTCCCACTAAGACCCCTCAGCTCTGCTAGGACCCCCCAACCCATGCCTCTCACTTCCCTCTCCAACTCTGCCCGGCTCCGGGCAGTTCTCAACCCACCTAAAACACTTCAGGACTGTGCCTCCTCTGCCCCAATTCCCCACACCAGGCACCCAATCTGAGGTGCCTCCATGGCAATCCGTCCCCAACCCCCCTCCCACCTGCCCTCCTTCACCTGGGTGCCCCCCCAGGCCCGGCCCAGCCCTGCTCAGACGGCCTCCCACAACCACCTGCTCAGACGGCTCCCAGCCACGCCCTCACAGGCTCCCCTCCTCCGCCAGCTCCATTTTCTCCCGGGCACTGTCACCTGACACAATCATGGTCAGTCCCCCTACAAAGCATGACCTCAGAAGAGCAGGGCCTGGCTGCGCCCCAGGACCCCACCCGGCAACAGACGCAGGGATGGCAGGTGGGGCCGGCCCACACACACCTCCTAACGCACCCCTCTGGGCAGCGAAAGCTGTCAGGAGTTCCGGTCTCTCCAGGTGCCCCTCCCAGTGCTGGGGGCTGTCTCACtgcccacagtgcctggcccaccaGACCAGACCAGACGTGGCAGGTCCTCCCTGCAGGGGCCCCAGGGTCAGAGTTCCATGTACTATCAGTGTTGTAAGGGGATTGATAAAACCGTGCCTTGTTTCGTTTTTTGCCTTTGTAGGACGTTTTCACATAAATTCATCAATCAAGTCAGACTTTTTGACCCCAGTTCTCTActtgttgattctttttttttgagaccgagtctttgctctgttgcccaggctggagtgcagtggctcgatctcagctcactgcaacctcccgggttcaagcgattctcctgcccgtctctcaagtagctgggcacctaccaccacacctggctaaaaattttgtatttttagtagagacggggtttcagcatgttggccgagctggtctcgaattcttgacctcaagtgattcacccgcctgggcctcccaaagtgctgggactacaggcatgagccaccacgcccggacaaCTTGTTGATTCTTAAAAGATGCTAGATGTAGGGAGGGGCAGGGCCAGAACCACCCTCTTGGCTGACTGGACAGAGCTCCCCGGTCTCCCTCCACGTGGTGCCCGACCCGTGAGGGACAGCTCAGCTCAAGAGAGCCCAAGTCCCAGCTGGGGCCATCCTTGCTTGGGGCAGGCAGCCTCTGCCCCTCTAAGCTGAGGTCTCTTGTCAGCACTGCAAAAGGACACGTGGGCACTGAGGAGCCAGGAATGCCACCTTGGCCCACATCTGGCAGGGTCAGCGCCGCCCAGTGGCAGTGGTGATCTCAGTGTGGTTGCAAGAACCCAAACACACTGGTTGtcacaaaaaaggaaagcaggggccgggtggggtggctcacgcctgtaatcccagcactttgggaggccgaggcgggcggatcacgaggtcagcggTTCGAGACCAgacttgccaacatggtgaaaccattaaaaatacaaaaattaggtgagtgtggtggtgcgcccctgtaattgcagctactcccaaggctgaggcagaacaatcactTAAACCCCGgggacggaggttgtagtgagcggagatcgtgccactgcactccagccgggtgagacagagtgagactccatctcgaaaaaaaaaggacagcagGGCAAATCCAGGACACCAAGACCCAGGTGCACACCCCCAGGCTCCCCGTGGAGGGCGGCCTGCCCCGGAGCTGCCCAGGGCTCCAAGTGCACTGCAGCTCTGGAGCCTCGGCACCTGGACCCAAGCCCAGGGGTCTAACAGGAGGTCACGGCGGTCACCTACCCACTCAGGAGCCTAGAGTCCTGGGTGCTAGCCAGAGGGGCTCCAGGCCATTGTCAGGGGAAGGGTCTGATCAAATCTGGCTCTGCCCACTCCTGGTGATGCCACCTGATGGCCACAATGAGCTGTTGCTGGAGAGCTCAGCCCTGCTGCGTCCAGAGGCCTGTCCTCCCACCAGCAGTTACACTGGGTCAGGACTAGGGTCAGGCTGGCGTTACAGCAAAGGCATTCAGAAAAGCGGCAGAGGagcggcggggggcggggggcggcggGGGAGCAGCGGGGGCATCTCCTCTTCCACACAGACACAGTCCCCCACTGCTCCTCTAAGTGGCATGCCAAGCCCAGACTGCTGAGAGGCTAGGGTCTGACTCCCGACTCCAGCACGGAGCTCTCCCCACCCTTGGCTTTGCAGCTCCCACAACCACACACACTGTCCTGCTTGGGCCCACCTGCCCCCTCAAGAACAGGACCCTGGCGGCCTCGCTCCCACATGCCAGTGTGCGGCCCATGTCAGACACTGGATCGCTGGTattgaggaaaagagagggaaggggaaggggaagaggaagggaaaggggaaggggaagggaaaggagaccagacacagtggctcatgcctataatcccagcactttgggaggctgaggggggcagatcgcctgacgtcaggagttcaagaccagcctggctaataaggtgaaaccccgtttctactaaaaatacaaaaaaaattagctgggcgtggtggtgggcgcctgtagtcccagctacttgggaggctgaggcaggagaatcacttgaacccgggaggcagaggttgcagtgagccaagatcgtgccactgcactccagcctgggcaacagagcgacactctgtctcaaaaaaaaaagagagagagagagaaaaacaaagagaaacagaaagagagaaaagagggaagcaagaaaaaagaaaagagaaaggagggaagagagcaCACTGGGCAGCAGTGGACGAGTGCCTCCCGGGGTGAGGAGGGGCCGCCACACCCCACCCACCACCCGGCACAGTCTGGTCCTCGCCACCAGCTGCCCTCCTTCCCCACAGCCAGCTCTGCAGATGAGTGTTTTAGTGGATGAGATGAGTGTTTTAGTGGATGTGACCCTTGGCTTCATGTGATGCTACCAAACTCATCAGCTACAACCAATCTCCCCGCACATCAAACCAGGCTCTCAGCCTCCCCGCAACTGTCACCCCTGAGCCCACGGGCGCCCCCCAGAGGTGTGTCCTGCCCAGGGCAACTCCCTGACACCCCCAGGGCCTGCTATCCTGGGTCTTAGGTCTTCCAACTCCTCCCACTTGGCAGGAGACACGGGGGCCTTGGAATCGGAGAGTTTCTTGATTTAAGAAACAATCACCGTGTCCCTCGATCTCGAATGGGCTTCACTTCTCCCAAATTGAAACGTTTGTGACAAAAAGCCGAGGAAGGATTGCCAGTTCTTGCAGACACCTGGCAGACACTGGTGGCACACAGACACTTGTGTCCCCCCTCCTGAAGCTACAGGCCACAGGTACATCTCCTTACCCACGGTGAGCCCCACCAGGCGGTAGGGGAAGAAGCAGGAGGCCAGGAAGGCAGCCCAGAGTGCCACATACAGCTTCTGTGTGATCTCCGGCTGGACCCACATGAACAAGCTGGAAGGAGACGGGAGGCTCAGGCCGGGCGGGCGCTGCCGGGCCAGGGTGGGGGGCGGGACTTACTTCTTGATCTTCTCCAGGATGTCAGCCATCTTGCCGAAAAGGTTCTGCGTGAAGGAGAAACAGCGATTACAGCAGCCCCCGTGCCTGGGCTGTCAGTCACACCGCGACGCCGGGAGGGCCTCCAGGTCGGGCAGCCCTGAGGTCACCCAGAGCCCTGTGGTCCTGCCCAGCTGCTCCGAGGCCGGGGAAGGCGTAGCTCTGGTCTAGGGCAGAGGTGACCGTGCTCACAGCAACAGCAGACCCAGGCCTGAGTCCTTTCCAGGGGCGCTCAACCCTGGCCAGGGGCTCCCCTGGGGGGACGGAGAGGGGCTCCACTCAGACCCTGGCCCACCATCCGCAGAGGCTGAATCAGGAggccccttccccacccaccaGAGTTACTGTAATGACCAACCAAGGGCAGGGTGACTACAGGTCAGCTGACAGCAGGCAAACCGGGCCTGCAGTGTCAGGCATGGACCTCCCCGGGTGGCAGCTGAGGCCGGCAGAGACACACCCCTGGCCAGCATAGGCACATCCCTGGCACAGAGACACCCCTGGCCAGTGCAGAGACACCCCTGGCTCGCGCCCGTGGccgacacagacacacacccctgGCTGGTGCCCGTGGCAGTACCTGGGCTTTCTGAGCGACGTCCAGCACCAGCTGGAACTTCTCAGACACAGTCAGGTCTTCCTTTGGAGGTTCCTTCAGTCAAAGGGGAAAGAGAATTTTCCACTGAAATTTAACAGTTCAGAAAAACTACTGACCAAACAGTGTGGAGCCCTCCCAGCCCCAGGGACTCCGCTGTCCCCACACAGCCAGAGGGGATGGGACATCCCTTGGGGACCTGGCACCAGGAGGACACCCCTCTGGGCTGATGGTGACATCTCACCCTGTGCCCCTCACTCTGGGCGCACAACAGGAGTGGGGCAGAGCTGCCCCTGCAATGGCTGAGCAGAGGCTCTGCCTCACAGTTCACCTTCACAGCTGTCCTCCCTCACTTAcaggcagggaaactgaggcccagccaATGGGAGCTCTGGTCCTGCTTGTCTCCCATTCATGAAGAGCCTCCTAAGGTCTCCCGGGTCCCAGTGCTGGGCGAGCAACAGCCCGCCTCTTCCAGGCACTTCTCCTTACCCCTGGTGCTCCATGTAAGAAACAGGCACTGAGATATCCAACTAGGCCCGTGGAGGCACCGAGGCCTCCCTTCTGCCCAGGCCCAGTGGTCTCGCCCCATGGGCCGAGGTCTCCCTCTAGAGCAAACTTCTGTAAAGGGCCAGTAGTAAATATTTGTGGCTTCCAGGGCCACGTGGTCTGTCGGCTACTCAACCGTCGTGCAAAAGCAGCCACGGCGGTGTGTAAGTGAATGGGTGTGTCTATGgccaataaaattgtatttttttttttttttgagacggagtctcgctctgtcgcccaggcttggagtgcagtggccggatcagctcactgcaagctccgcctcccgggttcaagccattctcctgcctcagcctcccgagtagctgggactacaggcgcccgccaccacgcccggctagttttttgtatttttagtagagatggggtttcactgtgtgagccgggatgggatggtctcgatctcctgacctcgtgatccgcccgcctcggcctcccaaagtgctgggattacaggcgtgagccatcgcgcccggccaataaaactgtatttacaaaGTTAGGTAGTGGGCCAGAGGTGGGtgttttgttgtcgttgtttgttttattgagacagagtcttgctctgtcgcccaggcaggagtgcagtggcgggatctcggctcgctgcaacctccgagAGGTGGGCTCTTGCACCTCAGAGGGGAACAGGTCCGCTTGTCCAGCCCGCTGTTCACCGCCCTACCTGGGGAGG
This is a stretch of genomic DNA from Papio anubis isolate 15944 chromosome 16, Panubis1.0, whole genome shotgun sequence. It encodes these proteins:
- the GRAMD4 gene encoding GRAM domain-containing protein 4 isoform X3; translated protein: MLRRLDKIRFRGHKRDDFLDLAESPNASDTECSDEIPLKVPRTSPRDSEELRDPAGPGTLIMATGVQDFNRTEFDRLNEIKGHLEIALLEKHFLQEELRKLREETNAEMLRQELDRERQRRMELEQKVQEVLKARTEEQTAQQPPKGQAQASNGAERRSQGLSSRLQKWFYERFGEYVEDFRFQPEENTVETEEPLSARRLTENMRRLKRGAKPVTNFVKNLSALSDWYSVYTSAIAFTVYMNAVWHGWAIPLFLFLAILRLSLNYLIARGWRIQWSIVPEVSEPMEPPKEDLTVSEKFQLVLDVAQKAQNLFGKMADILEKIKNLFMWVQPEITQKLYVALWAAFLASCFFPYRLVGLTVGLYAGIKFFLIDFIFKRCPRLRAKYDTPYIIWKSLPTDPQLKERSSAAVSRRLQTTSSRSYVPSAPAGLGKEEDAGRFHSTKKGNFHEIFNLTENERPLAVCENGWRCCLINRDRKMPTDYIRNGVLYVTENYLCFESSKSGSSKRNKVIKLVDITDIQKYKVLSVLPGSGMGIAVSTPSTQKPLVFGAMVHRDEAFETILSQYIKITSAAASGGDS
- the GRAMD4 gene encoding GRAM domain-containing protein 4 isoform X4, whose amino-acid sequence is MLRQELDRERQRRMELEQKVQEVLKARTEEQTAQQPPKGQAQASNGAERRSQGLSSRLQKWFYERFGEYVEDFRFQPEENTVETEEPLSARRLTENMRRLKRGAKPVTNFVKNLSALSDWYSVYTSAIAFTVYMNAVWHGWAIPLFLFLAILRLSLNYLIARGWRIQWSIVPEVSEPMEPPKEDLTVSEKFQLVLDVAQKAQNLFGKMADILEKIKNLFMWVQPEITQKLYVALWAAFLASCFFPYRLVGLTVGLYAGIKFFLIDFIFKRCPRLRAKYDTPYIIWKSLPTDPQLKERSSAAVSRRLQTTSSRSYVPSAPAGLGKEEDAGRFHSTKKGNFHEIFNLTENERPLAVCENGWRCCLINRDRKMPTDYIRNGVLYVTENYLCFESSKSGSSKRNKVIKLVDITDIQKYKVLSVLPGSGMGIAVSTPSTQKPLVFGAMVHRDEAFETILSQYIKITSAAASGGDS